One window of Bacillus sp. FJAT-45350 genomic DNA carries:
- the refZ gene encoding forespore capture DNA-binding protein RefZ: MGKNGAVDNTKSKVMDAAISLFNVQGYNGTSIRSIADRANVNGALISYYFGSKKGLLEQLMTSFLEGYVKVIEEEVMKLPSQSARECLISAFNKTLLYQQEHHHLARFVHREITLDTVLVRELMSTYLMKEKHMFYQIIKKGIERGEFKRQPIDFMIIQLRGMLTMPYTHPQYIREVYHLIPHEPYFLKHYLNYLTMWVDNDLCQGGYQQVHVSV, encoded by the coding sequence ATGGGGAAGAACGGTGCAGTAGATAATACGAAAAGTAAGGTTATGGATGCGGCTATTTCATTATTTAATGTTCAAGGCTATAATGGTACGTCAATTCGAAGTATAGCTGATCGGGCTAATGTGAATGGAGCATTAATATCTTATTATTTTGGTAGTAAGAAAGGATTACTAGAACAACTCATGACGTCATTTTTAGAGGGGTATGTAAAAGTGATAGAAGAAGAGGTCATGAAGCTCCCTTCTCAATCAGCTCGTGAATGTTTAATTTCTGCTTTTAACAAAACTCTTCTATATCAACAGGAACATCATCATCTTGCCAGGTTTGTTCATCGGGAAATTACGTTAGATACGGTTTTAGTTAGAGAGTTAATGAGTACGTATTTAATGAAAGAAAAGCACATGTTTTATCAGATTATTAAAAAGGGAATTGAACGTGGAGAATTTAAGCGCCAACCGATTGATTTTATGATTATCCAATTAAGAGGAATGTTGACTATGCCATATACACACCCTCAATATATTCGTGAGGTTTATCATCTTATTCCGCATGAACCGTACTTTTTAAAGCATTATCTTAACTATTTGACTATGTGGGTTGATAACGACCTTTGTCAGGGAGGTTATCAACAAGTCCATGTTTCCGTATAA
- the hisJ gene encoding histidinol-phosphatase HisJ, producing the protein MITHDGHIHTPYCPHGTKDEMNLYAEQAIKKGLHSITFAEHAPLPKGFIDPTPLQDSAMSLKNLYPYLEEAHNLKGTYKGKLNILVGLEVDFIEEYEKETTELLNDVGHLLDDSILSVHFLKRKNSYYCLDYSPDTFAEMIDEWGSVESVYRKYYETLMQSLLADLGPYKPKRVGHMTLVHKFQKKFPSSYNFNKEIVDILETISNNKMELDYNSAGVMKPLCGEPYPSESIVNKAINKGIPLVYGSDAHNAKGILQGVEKIKQDVTFKK; encoded by the coding sequence TTGATTACACATGATGGTCATATACATACACCTTACTGCCCACACGGAACAAAAGACGAGATGAACCTATACGCTGAACAAGCAATAAAAAAAGGGCTCCATTCGATTACATTTGCTGAGCATGCTCCTTTACCGAAAGGATTTATCGATCCAACACCATTGCAAGATAGTGCTATGAGTTTGAAAAATTTATACCCCTATCTAGAAGAGGCTCACAATTTAAAAGGAACTTATAAAGGCAAACTTAACATTTTAGTTGGATTAGAAGTTGATTTTATAGAAGAATATGAGAAGGAGACGACCGAACTATTAAATGACGTAGGTCACTTGCTAGACGATAGTATATTATCAGTCCATTTTCTAAAGAGGAAAAACTCTTATTATTGTCTAGACTACAGTCCTGATACATTTGCAGAGATGATCGATGAATGGGGTTCGGTTGAAAGTGTCTATCGAAAATATTACGAAACTCTTATGCAATCTTTACTAGCAGATTTAGGTCCTTACAAACCAAAAAGAGTGGGTCATATGACGTTAGTTCATAAGTTTCAGAAGAAATTTCCTTCATCATACAATTTCAATAAAGAAATTGTCGATATCCTTGAAACAATATCAAATAATAAAATGGAGTTAGATTATAATAGCGCGGGTGTGATGAAGCCATTGTGCGGAGAACCTTATCCATCCGAATCAATAGTTAATAAAGCAATTAATAAAGGAATCCCTCTCGTCTATGGGTCAGATGCCCATAACGCAAAAGGTATTCTACAAGGAGTAGAAAAAATTAAACAAGACGTTACCTTCAAAAAGTAA
- a CDS encoding GAF domain-containing protein → MFNVELYNGTAEENYKMLINQIKALTEDESDQIANLANATALLNQFLNEINWVGFYLHKEDELVLGPFIGLPACVRIKMGKGVCGTAAAERKTQRVADVHQFPGHIACDAASLSEIVIPIIKNDELIGVLDIDSPIKDRFTELDQKYLEEFVIQLTNSL, encoded by the coding sequence ATGTTTAACGTCGAGTTATACAACGGAACAGCTGAAGAAAATTACAAAATGTTAATAAATCAAATCAAAGCTTTAACAGAAGATGAGTCAGATCAAATTGCAAACTTAGCTAATGCTACTGCCCTTCTAAATCAATTTCTGAATGAAATCAATTGGGTAGGCTTCTATCTACATAAAGAAGACGAACTAGTTTTAGGTCCGTTTATCGGATTACCAGCATGCGTACGAATCAAAATGGGAAAAGGTGTATGCGGAACAGCAGCAGCCGAACGGAAAACACAAAGAGTTGCTGATGTTCATCAATTCCCAGGGCATATTGCATGTGATGCTGCCTCTCTATCAGAAATTGTAATTCCGATTATTAAGAACGACGAATTAATCGGAGTATTAGATATAGATAGTCCCATTAAAGACCGTTTTACAGAGCTTGACCAAAAATATCTAGAGGAGTTTGTAATTCAACTAACAAACTCCTTATAA
- a CDS encoding diguanylate cyclase, translating to MKNIKNNKRNTIDFSKLLHVAIEDSQIIDEHFQSSILFLANEEGNIVTIREFGGFNSKMIEAVSLIQQNLFENEFPFEWNGCIIDFINIRLTYNNSQWNGLLGIIVEEEYVNDEVLRPFLRGLQYAVTITAKQLFTNQASSMLDSFENINEVITTILKDTDYTLDFRKLAKAFITYVEPLFESSEVAILLYGKQGQEFVPIEASDDGLYSQFHEYVISADEKLVINTITSNEMLTDDKQLFLAQKQVPNFTAIPLCLEGEKPFGLVMFFYDKGDFKKKELEKLSFLIKELSRLFFKAYNNNRKVIERKRRELLLQVTKKFHSSMDVGEVLGEIIYALSEMYPTFNVHLLLSHEWEVSEHLPVKQMQYGAGAENSVAENVYLTGKIQIQDVVKDKSSILFAPLRGKQGVYGVMQIKSPTSMMFPKHEIEFIEMLADIGGNALENAELYQQSRELINDLQLINSTSHQLNSNLRLSETIKFMTNQIKESFKAEQVGFIMFHSNGDLIVLEGSTEFFDMEESRKAITPLSDKIKREKDPLFIGDAEADDDYSLEPFRSFLAVPMVQSGELKGMVLVMHQEPYHFTFENFKLLQSLIHHSTLAFTNSMLHEELEKLVITDHLTRLYSRNYLDQCIQESMKTDAFGCFLLLDIDNFKQINDTYGHQVGDDIIIQVANIMKRSIRDHDIAARWGGEELAVYLPKVEPEVGYRVAERIVKSVAQETSPRVTVSCGVSYWNQKDNMKTLKLLFNIADEGLYVAKESGKNQVIMQSSLTN from the coding sequence ATGAAAAATATAAAGAATAATAAACGAAATACCATTGATTTTTCAAAACTTCTCCATGTCGCTATAGAAGATAGTCAAATCATCGATGAACATTTCCAATCTTCGATTCTATTTTTAGCTAATGAAGAAGGAAATATTGTTACAATTAGGGAGTTTGGTGGATTTAATTCTAAAATGATTGAAGCAGTTTCATTAATCCAGCAAAATCTTTTTGAGAATGAGTTTCCTTTTGAATGGAATGGTTGCATAATTGATTTTATTAATATTCGATTAACATATAACAATAGCCAATGGAATGGTTTATTAGGGATTATTGTTGAAGAGGAGTATGTAAACGATGAAGTTCTTCGCCCTTTTTTACGGGGACTTCAGTATGCAGTAACTATTACAGCAAAACAATTATTTACGAATCAGGCGTCAAGTATGCTTGATAGTTTTGAGAATATAAACGAAGTGATTACAACAATTTTGAAAGATACGGACTATACATTAGATTTTAGAAAGCTAGCAAAAGCATTTATCACCTATGTTGAGCCATTATTTGAAAGTAGTGAAGTAGCGATTTTACTATATGGTAAGCAAGGTCAGGAGTTTGTGCCAATTGAAGCCTCGGATGACGGGCTTTATAGTCAGTTCCATGAGTATGTCATTTCTGCAGATGAGAAATTAGTAATTAATACGATTACTTCTAATGAGATGCTTACTGATGATAAGCAGTTATTTCTAGCGCAGAAGCAGGTTCCAAACTTTACTGCTATTCCATTATGTTTAGAAGGCGAGAAGCCATTTGGGCTTGTGATGTTCTTCTATGATAAAGGAGATTTTAAGAAGAAGGAATTAGAGAAGCTTTCTTTCTTAATTAAAGAATTAAGTCGGTTGTTTTTCAAGGCGTACAATAATAACCGTAAAGTAATAGAAAGAAAAAGAAGAGAATTACTTTTACAAGTTACTAAGAAGTTTCACTCGTCTATGGATGTTGGAGAAGTACTAGGAGAGATTATTTATGCATTAAGCGAAATGTATCCTACCTTTAATGTGCATTTACTTCTAAGTCACGAGTGGGAAGTGAGTGAGCACTTGCCAGTTAAGCAGATGCAATACGGGGCTGGTGCTGAAAATAGTGTAGCTGAAAATGTATATTTAACTGGAAAGATTCAAATTCAAGATGTTGTGAAAGATAAAAGTTCAATTTTATTTGCGCCGTTAAGAGGGAAACAAGGTGTATATGGTGTCATGCAAATAAAGTCACCGACATCTATGATGTTCCCTAAACATGAGATTGAATTTATTGAGATGCTAGCTGATATCGGAGGGAATGCATTAGAAAATGCAGAGCTTTATCAACAGTCTAGAGAATTAATTAATGATTTACAGTTAATTAATAGTACATCTCATCAATTAAATTCAAATTTACGGTTATCAGAAACAATTAAGTTTATGACTAACCAGATTAAGGAGTCTTTTAAAGCTGAGCAAGTAGGCTTTATTATGTTCCATTCAAATGGAGATTTAATTGTCCTTGAGGGAAGTACAGAGTTTTTTGATATGGAAGAATCACGTAAAGCGATTACACCTTTAAGTGATAAGATTAAGCGTGAAAAGGACCCATTATTTATTGGAGACGCAGAAGCGGATGATGATTATTCCCTTGAGCCGTTTCGCTCATTTTTAGCTGTTCCTATGGTTCAGTCAGGTGAACTAAAGGGTATGGTATTAGTAATGCACCAAGAACCTTATCATTTTACCTTTGAAAATTTTAAATTATTGCAGTCTTTAATTCATCATTCAACTCTTGCCTTTACAAATTCAATGTTACATGAAGAGTTAGAAAAGCTCGTCATTACTGATCATTTAACTCGCTTATATTCAAGAAATTATTTGGACCAATGCATACAAGAATCGATGAAGACAGACGCTTTTGGTTGTTTCCTATTACTAGATATTGATAACTTTAAGCAAATTAATGATACGTATGGACATCAAGTTGGTGATGACATTATTATTCAGGTCGCAAATATTATGAAAAGAAGTATACGAGATCATGATATCGCAGCGCGCTGGGGTGGGGAAGAGTTAGCGGTATATCTTCCTAAGGTTGAACCAGAAGTTGGTTATAGAGTAGCAGAAAGAATTGTCAAAAGTGTAGCTCAAGAAACAAGTCCTCGTGTAACAGTTTCTTGTGGAGTGTCCTATTGGAATCAAAAGGATAACATGAAAACGTTAAAGCTTCTTTTTAATATTGCAGATGAAGGGCTATATGTGGCGAAAGAGTCTGGTAAGAATCAAGTCATAATGCAGAGCAGTTTAACTAACTAG